The following proteins are co-located in the Phragmites australis chromosome 10, lpPhrAust1.1, whole genome shotgun sequence genome:
- the LOC133930545 gene encoding uncharacterized protein LOC133930545, with protein sequence MQRSSSFGTSWADQWDYGGDPSPRAPRERDVGKESGSVGEKTKAAAASGLRKVKEGTAQGFQWIKDKCQRKNGGKKQGAEAAGH encoded by the coding sequence ATGCAGCGGAGCAGCTCGTTCGGGACGTCGTGGGCGGACCAGTGGGACTACGGCGGCGACCCGAGCCCGAGGGCGCCGCGCGAGCGCGACGTGGGGAAGGAGAGCGGCAGCGTGGGGGAGAAGaccaaggcggcggcggcgagcgggcTGAGGAAGGTGAAGGAGGGCACGGCGCAGGGGTTCCAGTGGATCAAAGACAAGTGCCAGCGGAAGAACGGCGGCAAGAAGCAGGGCGCGGAGGCCGCTGGGCACTGA
- the LOC133931439 gene encoding protein NRT1/ PTR FAMILY 5.8-like: protein MSEKKPATLSRPCVLIIVVASVERFAYKGVSSNLVTYLADVVGMSTSAAAKSVSTWSGVSFMLPLVSAFLADSYWDRYSTITASSLLYVLGLVGLTSWALLRTWMPCSTLFFPLYLSSIGQAGYNPALQAFGADQLDIGDDAEPGTASPEEKGKVKSMFFQWWYFGICSGSLLGNSIMSNIQDNFGWGLGFAIPSAVMAMSVAAFFCCTPLYKQTQPKSDGRPSPNIISKILKSVIAIISSPKISLPSRDDNGDAISELELQEKPLKTEPTDPKESLDEAAPSVAKIILGLLPIWTPLLMFAVIFQQPMTFFIKQGMLMDHTVGGGAFVIPPAMLQSSITITIILLMPMYDRMIIPLINTITRGSNGITLLQRIGVGMVLSIVAMVIAALVESWRLRVTTGGGEGGARLSIFWLLPQYVLLGVSDVFTVVGIQEFFYTQVPSTMRTIGIALNLSVFGFGSFLGAFLITALEITTARPGNSRGWFSDDPREARLDNFYWFLALLSSISFVIFTHLCKYYNGKDASSK, encoded by the exons ATGTCGGAGAAGAAGCCGGCGACGCTCAGCCGGCCATGTGTTCTGATCATAG TGGTGGCGAGCGTGGAGCGGTTCGCGTACAAGGGGGTGTCGTCGAACCTGGTGACGTACCTCGCTGATGTCGTGGGGATGAGCACCTCGGCGGCGGCCAAGAGCGTCAGCACCTGGAGCGGGGTCAGCTTCATGCTGCCGCTCGTCAGCGCCTTCCTCGCCGACTCCTACTGGGACCGATACTCCACCATCACCGCCTCCTCCTTGCTCTACGTCCTT GGGCTTGTCGGACTCACCTCATGGGCACTGCTGCGCACGTGGATGCCGTGCTCCACACTGTTCTTCCCGCTCTACCTGAGCTCGATCGGCCAAGCCGGGTACAACCCTGCACTGCAGGCCTTTGGGGCCGATCAGCTCGACATTGGGGACGACGCCGAGCCTGGCACGGCGTCGCCCGAGGAGAAGGGCAAGGTGAAGAGCATGTTCTTCCAGTGGTGGTACTTCGGCATATGCAGCGGCAGCCTGCTGGGGAACTCCATCATGTCCAACATCCAGGACAATTTCGGCTGGGGGCTCGGCTTCGCCATCCCCAGCGCCGTCATGGCCATGTCCGTCGCGGCATTCTTCTGCTGCACCCCTCTCTACAAGCAGACGCAGCCGAAAAGCGATGGTAGGCCGTCTCCGAATATAATCTCCAAGATTCTGAAGTCGGTTATCGCAATTATCAGTTCTCCGAAGATCAGCCTGCCATCGAGAGACGACAATGGCGACGCCATTTCTGAACTAGA GTTACAGGAGAAACCACTGAAAACTGAGCCAACTGATCCAAAGGAATCCCTTGATGAGGCTGCACCCAGTGTGGCCAAGATCATACTCGGCCTTTTGCCGATCTGGACACCGCTGCTAATGTTCGCGGTGATCTTTCAGCAGCCCATGACGTTCTTCATCAAGCAGGGCATGCTGATGGACCACACGGTCGGCGGCGGAGCCTTCGTGATCCCGCCGGCGATGCTGCAGAGCTCGATCACCATTACCATCATCCTGCTCATGCCCATGTACGACAGGATGATCATCCCGCTGATCAACACCATCACTCGGGGTAGCAACGGGATCACATTGCTCCAGCGGATCGGCGTCGGCATGGTCCTCTCCATAGTCGCCATGGTCATCGCGGCGCTCGTCGAGTCGTGGCGGCTCCGCGTGAccaccggcggcggcgaaggcggtGCCCGGCTGAGCATCTTCTGGCTTCTGCCGCAGTACGTCCTGCTGGGCGTCTCCGACGTGTTCACGGTGGTGGGGATCCAAGAGTTCTTCTACACGCAGGTACCCAGCACGATGAGGACCATCGGCATCGCGCTCAACCTCAGCGTCTTCGGCTTCGGGAGCTTCCTCGGCGCGTTCCTGATCACCGCGCTCGAGATAACCACGGCGAGGCCCGGCAACAGCCGGGGATGGTTCTCCGACGATCCCCGGGAGGCGCGCCTAGATAACTTCTACTGGTTCTTGGCTCTCCTGAGCTCCATCAGCTTTGTGATCTTCACGCACTTGTGCAAGTACTACAATGGCAAAGATGCTTCATCGAAGTAG
- the LOC133930197 gene encoding protein NRT1/ PTR FAMILY 5.8-like gives MILVRGLVGLTSWALLRTGMPCSTLFFPLYLSSIGQAGYNPALQAFGADQLDIGDDAEPGTASPEEKGKVKSMFFQWWYFGICSGSLLGNSIMSNIQDNFGWGLGFAIPSAVMAMSVAAFFCCTPLYKQTQPKSDGRPSPNIIPKILKSVIAIISSPKISLPSRDDNGDAISELELQEKPLKTEPTDPKESLDEAAPSVAKIILGLLPIWTPLLMFAVIFQQPMTFFIKQGMLMDHTVGGGAFVILPAMLQSSITVTIILLMPMYDRMIIPLINTITGGSDGITVLQRIGVGMVLSIIAMVIAALVESWQLRVTTGGGEGGARLSIFWLLPQYVLLGVSDVFTVVGIQEFFYTQVPSTMRTIGIALNLSVFGFGSFLGAFLITTLEMATARPGNSRGWFSDDPREARLDNFYWFLALLSSISFVIFTHLCKYYNGKL, from the exons atgaTACTTGTCAGG GGGCTTGTCGGACTCACCTCATGGGCACTGCTGCGCACGGGGATGCCGTGCTCCACACTGTTCTTCCCGCTCTACCTGAGCTCGATCGGCCAAGCCGGGTACAACCCTGCACTGCAGGCCTTTGGGGCCGATCAGCTCGACATCGGGGACGACGCGGAGCCTGGCACGGCGTCGCCCGAGGAGAAGGGCAAGGTGAAGAGCATGTTCTTCCAGTGGTGGTACTTCGGCATATGCAGCGGCAGCCTGCTGGGGAACTCCATCATGTCCAACATCCAGGACAATTTCGGCTGGGGGCTCGGCTTCGCCATCCCCAGCGCCGTCATGGCCATGTCCGTCGCGGCATTCTTCTGCTGCACTCCTCTCTACAAGCAGACGCAGCCGAAAAGCGATGGTAGGCCGTCTCCGAATATAATCCCCAAGATTCTGAAGTCGGTTATCGCAATTATCAGTTCTCCGAAGATCAGCCTGCCATCGAGAGACGACAATGGCGACGCCATTTCTGAACTAGA GTTACAGGAGAAACCACTGAAAACTGAGCCAACTGATCCAAAGGAGTCCCTTGATGAGGCTGCACCCAGTGTGGCCAAGATCATACTCGGCCTTTTGCCGATCTGGACACCGCTGCTAATGTTCGCGGTGATCTTTCAGCAGCCCATGACGTTCTTCATCAAGCAGGGCATGCTGATGGACCACACGGTCGGCGGCGGAGCCTTCGTAATCCTGCCGGCGATGCTGCAGAGCTCGATCACCGTTACCATCATCCTGCTCATGCCCATGTACGACAGGATGATCATCCCACTGATCAACACCATCACCGGGGGCAGCGACGGGATCACAGTGCTCCAGCGGATCGGCGTCGGCATGGTCCTCTCCATCATTGCCATGGTCATCGCGGCGCTCGTCGAGTCGTGGCAGCTCCGCGTGAccaccggcggcggcgaaggcggcgCCCGGCTGAGCATCTTCTGGCTGCTGCCGCAGTACGTCCTACTGGGCGTCTCCGACGTGTTCACAGTGGTGGGGATCCAGGAGTTCTTCTACACGCAGGTGCCCAGCACGATGAGGACCATCGGCATCGCGCTCAACCTCAGCGTCTTCGGCTTCGGGAGCTTCCTCGGCGCGTTCCTGATCACCACGCTCGAGATGGCCACGGCGAGGCCCGGCAACAGCCGGGGATGGTTCTCCGACGATCCCCGGGAAGCGCGCCTAGATAACTTCTACTGGTTCTTGGCTCTCCTGAGCTCCATCAGCTTTGTGATCTTCACGCACTTGTGCAAGTATTACAATGGCAAATTGTAG